A genomic region of Fusobacterium sp. DD2 contains the following coding sequences:
- a CDS encoding XTP/dITP diphosphatase, with protein MKIFLATGNKHKVDEIKAIFSEVPNVEIYSIKDGIEILEVIEDGKTFEENSAKKALEIAKFTNMITIADDSGLCVEALNGAPGVYSARFSPEGTDAANNAKLMKEMAGKTNRKCKFVSVVTLGKPDGRAYSFRGEVEGELLTEARGSAGFGYDPYFYVKEYGKTLAEMPEVKNKISHRANALKKLEAELEKILKD; from the coding sequence ATGAAGATATTTTTAGCTACTGGAAATAAACATAAAGTAGATGAGATTAAGGCAATTTTTTCAGAAGTCCCAAATGTTGAAATATACTCAATAAAAGATGGTATTGAAATACTTGAAGTAATTGAAGATGGTAAGACTTTTGAAGAAAACTCTGCTAAAAAAGCACTGGAAATAGCAAAATTTACAAATATGATTACTATTGCTGATGATTCTGGACTTTGTGTAGAGGCATTAAATGGTGCACCTGGAGTTTATTCTGCCAGATTTTCACCAGAGGGAACAGATGCAGCTAATAATGCGAAACTTATGAAAGAGATGGCAGGAAAGACAAATAGAAAATGTAAATTCGTAAGTGTAGTAACTTTAGGAAAACCTGATGGAAGAGCATATTCATTTAGAGGTGAAGTAGAGGGAGAACTTCTTACAGAAGCTAGAGGAAGTGCAGGATTTGGGTATGATCCATATTTCTACGTAAAAGAGTATGGAAAGACACTTGCTGAGATGCCTGAAGTAAAAAACAAGATCAGCCACAGAGCAAATGCACTTAAAAAACTTGAAGCTGAACTTGAAAAAATATTAAAAGATTAA
- the rph gene encoding ribonuclease PH: MEVKEMIIEEDMRTLKLREDGRNVNQLRNIKVTKDFNIYAEGSVLMEFGNTRVICTASVSEKVPPFLKNQGKGWLTAEYSMLPRATGERNQRESAKGKLSGRTMEIQRLIGRSLRAAIDLDKLGERTVTIDCDVIQADGGTRTTSISGGFIALALAMKKLMKDGVLKENPIKSNVAAISVGIVNQTPMLDLKYSEDSMAEVDMNIIMNSKGEFVEVQGTGEEATYTRAQLNELIDLAEVGIKEIIEIQNKTIGE, translated from the coding sequence ATGGAAGTTAAAGAGATGATAATTGAAGAGGATATGAGAACTTTGAAACTTAGAGAAGATGGACGTAATGTCAATCAGCTTAGAAATATAAAGGTGACAAAGGATTTTAATATCTATGCTGAAGGATCAGTTTTAATGGAATTTGGAAATACAAGAGTAATATGCACAGCCAGTGTAAGTGAAAAGGTACCTCCATTTCTAAAAAATCAGGGTAAAGGATGGCTTACTGCTGAGTACTCAATGCTTCCTAGAGCTACTGGTGAAAGAAATCAAAGAGAATCAGCAAAAGGTAAATTAAGTGGAAGAACAATGGAGATCCAAAGACTTATAGGTAGATCTCTAAGAGCTGCTATTGACCTTGATAAACTTGGAGAGAGAACAGTTACAATTGACTGTGATGTAATTCAGGCTGATGGAGGAACAAGAACTACATCAATATCAGGTGGATTTATAGCTCTTGCACTTGCTATGAAAAAGCTTATGAAAGATGGAGTATTAAAAGAAAACCCTATAAAATCAAATGTTGCAGCTATAAGTGTAGGTATTGTAAATCAAACTCCTATGTTGGACCTTAAATACTCAGAAGATTCAATGGCTGAAGTTGATATGAATATCATAATGAACAGCAAAGGTGAATTTGTAGAGGTACAAGGTACAGGAGAAGAGGCAACTTATACAAGAGCCCAACTTAATGAATTAATAGATCTTGCAGAGGTTGGAATTAAAGAGATTATTGAAATTCAAAATAAAACTATAGGTGAGTAA
- a CDS encoding ABC transporter ATP-binding protein yields the protein MRYSLRYKWTMLGVIVLSLLTSGASAVPAWLSKYLIDDVLVNRDMRMMVIVVGAIFVATVIKVTAGYYSDITSDFITETINREIKVDVFDHLQKLPISYFRKHKLGDIMARLSGDSAMLGKIGFILFEMLKEGITVIALLFRMFQVDLILALLSLTVMPLVIGTVRKYTRKIRKSGRVRQDTSGQVTAYIQESLSGIFVIKAFNNSNMIIDKFKTITQDEFNKAYRSKKIKAKVSPINELITTLMVILVASYGGYQIIVAQTMSAGDLISFVTALGLMSQPLKRLIAKNNDLQESVPSADRVLEILDIPMENDFYGTEAQLENEIHDMKFKNLYFSYNDDENYALKDINLDVKAGEVVAFVGKSGSGKTTIVNLIPRFYEAQKGELLINGKNIKNISLKKYRDRIAVVPQESFLFSGTIAENIAFGKSDVTREEIENAAKMANAFEFINELPEKFETEVGERGTLLSGGQKQRIAIARALIQNPQILILDEATSALDTQSERLVQDALDKLMINRTTFVIAHRLSTIINADKIVVMENGEIKEIGKHQELLDKNGIYRRLYDVQLGKKVNLKIKKEEEFV from the coding sequence TATTTGTAGCTACAGTTATCAAAGTTACAGCAGGTTACTATTCAGATATTACTTCAGATTTTATAACTGAGACAATTAACAGGGAGATAAAGGTAGATGTATTTGATCATCTGCAGAAGCTTCCCATATCATATTTCAGAAAGCATAAACTTGGAGATATAATGGCAAGACTCTCTGGAGACTCTGCAATGCTTGGAAAAATTGGATTTATATTATTTGAGATGTTAAAAGAGGGAATTACTGTTATAGCGTTACTTTTTAGAATGTTTCAGGTAGATCTGATCTTAGCACTTTTATCTCTTACTGTAATGCCTCTTGTAATAGGAACTGTGAGAAAATATACAAGAAAGATTAGAAAATCAGGAAGAGTAAGACAGGATACTTCAGGACAGGTGACTGCATATATTCAGGAAAGTTTATCTGGAATATTTGTAATAAAAGCTTTTAACAACAGTAATATGATAATAGATAAGTTTAAAACTATTACTCAGGATGAATTTAATAAAGCATATAGAAGTAAGAAGATAAAAGCTAAAGTATCACCTATAAATGAGCTTATCACAACACTTATGGTAATTTTAGTAGCATCTTATGGAGGATATCAGATAATTGTTGCTCAGACAATGTCAGCAGGAGATCTGATTTCATTTGTTACTGCTTTGGGACTTATGAGTCAGCCATTAAAAAGACTTATAGCTAAAAATAATGACCTTCAGGAATCAGTTCCATCAGCAGACAGGGTTCTTGAAATACTTGATATTCCAATGGAAAATGATTTTTACGGAACAGAGGCTCAATTGGAAAATGAGATACATGATATGAAATTTAAAAATCTTTATTTTTCATACAATGATGACGAAAATTATGCTTTAAAAGATATAAATCTTGATGTTAAAGCTGGAGAAGTAGTTGCCTTTGTTGGTAAAAGTGGAAGCGGAAAGACAACAATAGTTAATCTTATCCCAAGATTTTATGAGGCACAAAAAGGTGAGCTTCTGATCAATGGTAAAAATATTAAGAATATTTCACTAAAAAAATATAGAGATCGTATTGCAGTAGTACCACAGGAAAGTTTCCTATTTTCTGGAACAATAGCAGAAAATATTGCTTTTGGAAAAAGTGATGTAACTAGAGAAGAGATAGAAAATGCAGCTAAGATGGCTAATGCCTTTGAGTTTATAAATGAACTTCCTGAAAAATTTGAAACAGAGGTAGGAGAGCGTGGAACCCTTCTATCTGGAGGACAAAAGCAAAGGATAGCTATAGCTAGGGCACTTATTCAAAACCCTCAGATTTTGATATTAGACGAGGCTACATCAGCACTTGATACACAATCTGAAAGACTTGTACAGGATGCACTGGATAAACTTATGATAAATAGAACAACTTTTGTAATAGCACATAGACTTTCAACAATAATAAATGCTGATAAGATAGTTGTAATGGAAAATGGAGAGATAAAAGAGATAGGAAAACATCAGGAGCTTTTAGATAAAAATGGAATATATAGAAGACTTTATGATGTTCAGTTAGGTAAGAAAGTAAATTTAAAAATAAAAAAAGAAGAAGAATTTGTTTAG